A single window of Archangium gephyra DNA harbors:
- a CDS encoding glutaminase: MDYQELLNQVLEEVRPVLGQGKVASYIPALARVDPGQFGMALATVDGELFGVGDWRTPFSIQSISKVFTLALVLARDGDALWRRVGKEPSGNPFNSLVQLEYEHGIPRNPFINAGALVITDRLSSLTGDARGVLREFLRAESGNPSVDFDPVVAASEAEHGHRNAALAHFMAGYGNIENPVPNVLEHYFWQCSLAMSCADLARACGFLARHGRRVSGERLLTRSQAKQVNAIMLTCGTYDAAGEFAYRVGLPGKSGVGGGIVAIIPNRCGLCVWSPGLDARGNSVAGVEALDRFTTLTGLSVF; the protein is encoded by the coding sequence ATGGACTATCAGGAGCTATTGAACCAGGTGCTGGAGGAGGTCCGGCCGGTGCTGGGCCAGGGCAAGGTGGCCAGCTACATCCCGGCCCTGGCGCGGGTGGATCCGGGCCAGTTCGGCATGGCGCTGGCGACGGTGGACGGCGAGCTGTTCGGCGTCGGGGACTGGCGGACGCCTTTCTCCATCCAGAGCATCTCCAAGGTGTTCACGCTGGCCCTGGTGCTGGCCCGGGATGGGGATGCCCTCTGGCGCCGGGTCGGCAAGGAGCCCTCGGGCAATCCCTTCAACTCCCTGGTGCAGCTCGAGTACGAGCACGGCATCCCCCGCAACCCGTTCATCAACGCGGGGGCCCTGGTCATCACCGACCGGCTGAGCAGTCTCACGGGTGATGCCCGGGGCGTGCTCCGGGAGTTCCTCCGGGCGGAGAGCGGCAATCCCTCGGTGGACTTCGATCCCGTCGTCGCCGCCTCGGAAGCGGAGCACGGCCATCGCAACGCGGCCCTGGCCCACTTCATGGCGGGCTACGGCAACATCGAGAACCCCGTCCCGAACGTGCTCGAGCACTACTTCTGGCAGTGCTCGCTGGCGATGAGCTGCGCGGACCTCGCGCGGGCCTGCGGCTTCCTGGCGCGCCATGGCCGGCGTGTCAGCGGCGAGCGTCTGCTCACACGCAGTCAGGCCAAACAGGTGAATGCGATCATGCTCACCTGTGGCACCTACGATGCCGCTGGGGAGTTCGCCTACCGGGTGGGCCTGCCCGGCAAGAGCGGTGTGGGAGGCGGCATCGTCGCCATCATCCCGAACCGCTGTGGCCTGTGCGTGTGGAGCCCGGGACTCGATGCCCGCGGCAACTCCGTGGCGGGCGTCGAGGCGCTGGACCGGTTCACCACGCTGACCGGCCTGTCGGTGTTCTGA